One genomic segment of Thalassospiraceae bacterium LMO-SO8 includes these proteins:
- a CDS encoding tetratricopeptide repeat-containing serine protease family protein, whose protein sequence is MFQGFQMIRFALIFLTVLAVACPPAQAQRPAPGCKAPTAVCQASARVFAISSYDPVGSAVLIEPGLLVTNRHVVADNSRAQVFMSDGSQRIADVVPTTYPGDLILLRLDGLVVQQPLTLGAAEVDQQVYAVGADVGRGAIRAYLPGRVVAVPPADKPLARVHHSARSQPGNSGGALFARDGSLVAIIASGGEGRNEAIPIAEIAKLKTQSGPDQALPSARIGLAYRKCSEALDAVRGGDQHMAPSNVEFLYAQCLATGNRQLYDDAGRTLGRQQFLDQALDLFNKSLDQDPNGLNTRLSLAISLHVAQRYEDEIPHLRALIDALPTDPQVLRLAIQAGKWGGDDILAQKAYALLLEHHPQLKPVAERFMQQPPPPRRGNKAVK, encoded by the coding sequence ATGTTCCAGGGCTTCCAGATGATCCGCTTTGCATTGATTTTCCTGACCGTTCTGGCGGTCGCCTGCCCTCCCGCCCAGGCCCAGCGTCCGGCGCCGGGATGCAAGGCGCCGACGGCCGTGTGTCAGGCATCGGCGCGGGTCTTCGCCATTTCATCCTACGATCCGGTCGGCAGCGCCGTGCTGATCGAACCGGGGCTTCTCGTCACCAATAGGCATGTCGTCGCCGATAATTCCCGGGCCCAGGTCTTCATGTCCGACGGCAGCCAACGCATCGCCGACGTGGTGCCGACGACCTATCCCGGCGACCTGATCCTGCTGCGCCTGGACGGCTTGGTGGTGCAACAGCCCCTGACCCTGGGTGCCGCCGAGGTCGACCAGCAGGTTTACGCGGTCGGCGCCGATGTGGGCCGCGGCGCCATTCGCGCCTATTTGCCGGGCCGCGTGGTCGCCGTGCCGCCGGCCGATAAGCCCCTGGCCCGCGTCCATCATTCGGCGCGCAGCCAGCCGGGGAATTCGGGCGGCGCCCTGTTCGCCCGCGACGGCTCGCTGGTGGCGATCATCGCCTCGGGCGGCGAGGGCCGCAACGAAGCCATCCCCATCGCCGAGATCGCCAAACTGAAAACCCAGTCGGGCCCAGATCAGGCCCTGCCCAGTGCCCGCATCGGTCTCGCCTACCGCAAATGTTCCGAAGCCCTGGATGCCGTGCGCGGCGGCGACCAACACATGGCGCCCAGCAACGTGGAATTTCTCTACGCGCAATGCCTCGCCACCGGGAACCGCCAGTTGTACGACGACGCGGGCCGCACGCTGGGCCGTCAGCAGTTCCTTGATCAGGCGCTCGACCTGTTCAACAAGTCCCTGGACCAGGACCCCAATGGCCTGAACACGCGGCTGTCCCTGGCCATTTCCCTGCATGTGGCGCAACGCTACGAGGACGAAATCCCCCATCTGAGGGCGTTGATTGACGCCCTGCCGACGGACCCGCAGGTGTTGCGTCTGGCGATCCAGGCGGGGAAATGGGGCGGGGACGACATTCTGGCGCAAAAGGCCTATGCGCTTCTGCTGGAACATCATCCGCAGTTGAAACCCGTGGCGGAACGCTTCATGCAGCAACCGCCGCCGCCCCGGCGCGGCAACAAGGCGGTGAAATAA
- a CDS encoding S8 family serine peptidase, which translates to MNPFLHSAVASPAPDAVAVLAAVCPLKPADTAGLRRVLTGGRLLEARLDGPADSPFRTMHRILMPEGGEWVISRLSPGGRLRRISLEWHAPAPAGPRPAIAVNGSGDCRATEGRRLIYGADGRAEALEILSADLADVVFREPLNPPVPPGPPTAQGAARVAVIDTGINYTLPLFAGRLARDGAGGLLGYDFWDMDARPFDVDTARSPFFPLHHGTAVTSIILREAPEAVILPYRYPRPDMTRFGDLVAHADRAGAVIVNMAMGSNTEADWRAFAQAARARPHMLFIVSAGNDGRDLDKVPVYPAALGLDNILTVTSADADGRLARGSNWGALRVDVMAPGEQIAVTDHRGAAGKASGSSFAVPRITALAARLLARHPDWRGPELKAAILKRARRPFGDGAALLRHGWIPDPTDDFEG; encoded by the coding sequence ATGAACCCGTTCTTGCATTCGGCGGTTGCGTCGCCGGCACCGGATGCCGTGGCGGTGCTTGCCGCCGTCTGCCCTCTGAAGCCCGCCGATACGGCCGGCCTGCGCCGCGTGTTGACAGGCGGCCGCCTGCTCGAGGCGCGCCTGGACGGCCCCGCGGATAGCCCCTTCAGGACGATGCATCGCATCCTCATGCCGGAAGGCGGGGAATGGGTGATCAGCCGGCTGTCGCCCGGCGGCCGCCTGCGCCGTATCAGCCTGGAATGGCATGCTCCGGCGCCGGCCGGCCCGCGTCCGGCTATCGCCGTCAATGGCTCGGGCGATTGCCGGGCGACCGAGGGCCGCCGCCTGATCTACGGCGCCGACGGGCGCGCGGAGGCGCTTGAAATTCTGTCCGCCGATCTGGCCGACGTGGTGTTCCGCGAACCCCTGAACCCGCCCGTCCCGCCGGGCCCGCCGACGGCGCAAGGGGCCGCCCGTGTCGCCGTCATCGATACCGGCATCAACTATACCCTGCCGTTGTTCGCGGGACGCCTGGCGCGGGACGGTGCCGGAGGCTTGCTGGGATACGACTTCTGGGACATGGACGCGCGCCCGTTCGATGTGGACACGGCGCGCTCGCCGTTCTTTCCCCTGCACCACGGCACGGCGGTGACCTCGATCATTCTGCGCGAGGCGCCCGAAGCGGTGATCCTGCCCTACCGCTATCCGCGCCCGGACATGACGCGGTTCGGGGACCTGGTGGCCCATGCCGACAGAGCCGGGGCGGTGATCGTCAACATGGCCATGGGCTCCAACACCGAAGCGGACTGGCGGGCCTTCGCCCAGGCGGCCAGGGCGCGGCCCCACATGCTGTTCATCGTGTCCGCGGGCAACGACGGCCGCGACCTGGACAAGGTGCCGGTCTATCCGGCCGCCCTCGGCCTCGACAACATCCTGACCGTGACCTCCGCCGACGCCGACGGTCGCTTGGCCCGGGGGTCCAACTGGGGGGCTCTGCGGGTCGACGTCATGGCGCCGGGCGAACAGATTGCGGTGACGGACCACCGGGGGGCGGCGGGCAAGGCGTCCGGGTCGTCCTTCGCCGTGCCCAGGATCACCGCCCTGGCGGCGCGGCTTCTGGCCCGGCACCCGGATTGGCGGGGACCTGAGCTGAAGGCGGCGATCCTCAAACGTGCGCGCAGGCCGTTCGGCGACGGCGCGGCCTTGCTGCGCCACGGCTGGATTCCCGATCCGACGGACGATTTCGAAGGCTGA
- a CDS encoding adenylate/guanylate cyclase domain-containing protein: protein MAAARVVYTTTFVLYCRASEGDWARQGEWAETDEFEALTAAHDADDQAQWQAVRLMSRRTYPDGRPPQETIAWMTGIPRAGKTKPRGSGGGGSDRGGGDSGGGESGRENGGRATTGADGNNAPPGKKRRKKRKGGAESAGEAYKKIAKQHLEATGAIGGAHSVKKAAEEAALREAEAGKPPKSPMIAVGTRLVTVFIITAVITFAGKIPLEILQKKLAATGYDIPGFMIAGYVLGFATAALILGKILLKEGDMEILTQYFQDARTGGQDDDEFDAYDSGLGSWREDTIGDDPMAVLEEEAVVDSSAATMASGLDYPPENVPAEPRKTMLKFLELALGAIRSQLAKLDKLGKFGLNLYLAGAGDQLAKYSGLEGAQRNGMISEAIVAIGTKKAMAGPFCDKFAEYEKDSKSRAMIDAGRSAMQRFIDGDIKAFGELPAVLEGFTSNKAAKATAQGVVVVMFTDLVGSTKMTQELGDIGAQQVVRTHNAIVRNALAAYHGREVKHTGDGIMAVFSNAANAVASTMVIQQELSKHNGTQGSLPVKVRIGLNAGAAVQEEDDFFGTTVQLSARVCDKADADQIFITQSVRDLVTGHSIQFREAGNFDMKGIEKPVPVYEVVWRAQLQAAG, encoded by the coding sequence TTGGCTGCCGCTAGGGTCGTATACACAACGACGTTCGTGCTCTATTGCCGCGCCTCCGAGGGCGATTGGGCACGCCAGGGCGAATGGGCTGAAACGGATGAGTTCGAGGCCCTGACCGCCGCGCATGACGCCGACGACCAAGCACAATGGCAGGCCGTGCGCCTGATGAGCCGGCGCACCTATCCCGACGGCCGCCCTCCGCAAGAAACGATTGCCTGGATGACCGGCATTCCCCGGGCCGGCAAAACCAAGCCGCGCGGAAGCGGAGGGGGCGGCAGCGACCGTGGCGGTGGTGACAGTGGCGGCGGCGAGAGCGGCCGCGAAAACGGTGGCCGGGCCACCACGGGCGCCGACGGTAACAACGCCCCCCCTGGAAAGAAACGCCGGAAAAAGCGCAAGGGCGGCGCTGAAAGCGCTGGCGAGGCCTACAAGAAAATCGCCAAGCAGCATCTGGAAGCGACGGGCGCCATCGGCGGCGCCCACTCGGTCAAGAAAGCCGCCGAAGAAGCCGCCCTGCGCGAGGCCGAGGCCGGCAAGCCTCCGAAATCGCCCATGATCGCCGTCGGCACGCGGCTGGTCACGGTCTTCATCATCACGGCGGTCATCACGTTTGCCGGGAAAATTCCGCTCGAGATCCTGCAAAAGAAACTGGCCGCCACTGGCTACGACATTCCCGGATTCATGATTGCGGGATATGTCCTTGGGTTCGCCACCGCCGCCCTGATCCTGGGCAAAATTCTCCTCAAGGAGGGCGATATGGAAATCCTGACTCAGTATTTTCAGGATGCGCGGACCGGCGGGCAGGACGACGACGAATTCGATGCCTACGATTCCGGACTCGGCAGTTGGCGCGAGGACACGATTGGCGATGATCCCATGGCCGTCCTGGAAGAAGAGGCCGTCGTCGATAGCAGTGCCGCGACAATGGCGTCCGGCCTGGATTATCCCCCGGAAAACGTTCCGGCGGAGCCGCGCAAGACCATGCTCAAATTTCTCGAACTTGCCTTGGGAGCGATTCGCAGCCAGTTGGCCAAGCTCGACAAACTGGGCAAGTTCGGGCTGAACCTGTACCTCGCCGGGGCCGGCGATCAGCTTGCCAAGTACAGCGGCCTCGAGGGGGCGCAGCGCAACGGCATGATTTCCGAAGCCATCGTCGCCATCGGCACCAAGAAGGCCATGGCCGGGCCGTTCTGCGACAAGTTCGCGGAATACGAAAAGGATTCGAAAAGCCGCGCCATGATCGACGCCGGCCGATCGGCCATGCAGCGCTTCATCGACGGCGACATCAAGGCCTTCGGCGAACTGCCGGCGGTTCTTGAAGGCTTCACCTCCAACAAGGCGGCCAAGGCCACGGCCCAGGGCGTCGTCGTGGTCATGTTCACGGATCTGGTGGGATCGACCAAGATGACCCAGGAACTGGGTGACATAGGCGCCCAACAGGTCGTGCGCACCCACAACGCCATCGTGCGCAACGCCCTTGCCGCCTACCACGGGCGCGAGGTCAAACACACCGGCGACGGCATCATGGCCGTGTTCTCAAACGCCGCCAACGCCGTCGCCTCGACCATGGTGATTCAGCAGGAACTGTCCAAGCACAACGGAACGCAGGGCAGCCTGCCGGTCAAGGTCCGCATCGGGCTGAACGCAGGCGCCGCGGTTCAGGAAGAAGACGATTTCTTCGGCACCACGGTGCAGCTTTCCGCCCGCGTGTGCGACAAGGCGGACGCCGATCAGATATTCATCACCCAATCGGTTCGCGACCTGGTGACCGGCCATTCGATCCAGTTCCGCGAGGCCGGCAACTTCGACATGAAAGGCATCGAAAAGCCCGTGCCGGTGTACGAGGTCGTCTGGCGCGCCCAGCTTCAGGCCGCCGGCTGA
- a CDS encoding DUF934 domain-containing protein gives MTKLLKDGKATTDPWTHVADGDDLPADGPVIVTLARWQAEHNSLAGRADGLGIRLESGQSPEAIKDDLARFAVVALEFPKFGDGRAYSHARMLKDRLGYEGEVRAVGDVLRDQYRAMHRCGFDALEIAGDRPADKLEADWRAALGELRHAYQPALRGPEPILRQRHRAAAA, from the coding sequence ATGACAAAGCTGCTTAAGGACGGAAAAGCGACGACCGATCCCTGGACCCACGTTGCCGACGGTGACGATCTTCCCGCGGATGGCCCGGTCATCGTCACCCTGGCCCGCTGGCAGGCGGAACATAACTCGCTCGCTGGGCGCGCGGACGGTCTCGGCATTCGCCTGGAAAGCGGCCAATCCCCGGAAGCGATCAAGGACGACCTTGCCCGCTTCGCCGTGGTGGCGCTCGAGTTTCCCAAGTTCGGCGACGGCCGGGCCTATTCCCATGCCCGCATGCTGAAGGACCGCCTGGGATACGAGGGCGAGGTGCGGGCCGTCGGTGACGTGCTGCGAGATCAATACCGGGCCATGCACCGCTGCGGGTTCGACGCGTTGGAAATTGCCGGCGATCGTCCGGCGGACAAATTGGAAGCCGACTGGCGGGCGGCCCTCGGCGAACTGCGTCATGCCTATCAGCCGGCCTTGCGCGGGCCGGAACCGATCCTGCGTCAGCGCCACCGCGCCGCCGCCGCATAA
- a CDS encoding nitrite/sulfite reductase, with product MYRYDEFDHAMVKDRVEQFRGQIARRMAGDLTEEQFRPLRLQNGLYLQLHAYMLRVAIPYGQLNAVQMRKLAHIARTYDKGYGHFTTRQNIQYNWPKLSQVADILDELASVEMHAIQTSGNCIRNTTADQYAGVTADEIEDPRIYAEIIRQWSTFHPEFTFLPRKFKIAVSGAVGADRAAVRFHDIGLFIVKNDAGEVGFEVWVGGGLGRTPMIGKKIRGFVAKADLLAYLEAVLRVYNMLGRRDNMYKARVKILVHETGTEEFTRLVEKEFEDTQGGALDLPAEEIDRIAAYFQPPAYEALSDDPPALTARRFEDKDFNNWVRVNVARHKAAGYAIANISLKPVGVPPGDVTADQMDAVADIAETFSLGGIRVTHEQNLVLPDVRQDQLYDLWLALREQGLADANLDHIGDIICCPGLDYCSLANARSIPIAERISQRFADLERQYDIGELRLKISGCINACGHHHVGHIGILGVDRKDQEYYQITLGGAPGEDAAIGTKVGAAFSAAEIVDAVETVVNTYLAIRQPKERFIDTFRRVGDAPFKESLYDKAA from the coding sequence ATGTACCGCTACGACGAATTCGATCATGCCATGGTCAAGGACCGGGTCGAGCAGTTCCGTGGCCAGATCGCCCGCCGCATGGCCGGTGACCTGACCGAGGAACAGTTCCGCCCGCTGCGCCTGCAAAATGGGCTTTACCTTCAGCTTCACGCCTACATGCTGCGGGTCGCCATTCCCTATGGGCAGTTGAATGCCGTGCAGATGCGCAAGCTGGCCCATATCGCGCGGACCTACGACAAGGGCTACGGTCATTTCACCACGCGCCAGAACATTCAGTACAACTGGCCGAAGCTGAGCCAGGTCGCCGATATTCTCGACGAATTGGCGAGTGTCGAAATGCATGCGATCCAGACGTCCGGAAACTGCATCCGCAACACCACCGCAGACCAATATGCGGGTGTAACGGCGGACGAGATCGAGGACCCCCGCATCTATGCCGAGATCATCCGCCAGTGGTCGACCTTCCACCCGGAATTCACCTTCCTGCCGCGTAAGTTCAAGATCGCCGTGTCGGGTGCCGTGGGCGCAGACCGCGCCGCCGTGCGTTTCCACGATATCGGCCTGTTCATCGTGAAGAACGACGCGGGCGAGGTCGGGTTCGAAGTTTGGGTCGGCGGCGGCCTGGGCCGCACGCCCATGATCGGCAAGAAAATCCGCGGCTTCGTCGCCAAGGCCGACCTGCTCGCCTATCTGGAGGCGGTGCTGCGCGTCTACAACATGCTTGGCCGGCGCGACAACATGTACAAGGCGCGGGTGAAGATTTTGGTTCATGAAACGGGAACCGAGGAATTCACCCGTCTGGTTGAAAAGGAATTCGAGGACACCCAAGGCGGCGCGCTTGATTTGCCGGCCGAGGAAATTGATCGGATCGCCGCCTATTTCCAGCCACCGGCCTATGAGGCGCTGTCGGACGATCCGCCGGCCCTGACCGCCCGCCGGTTCGAGGACAAGGACTTCAACAACTGGGTGCGCGTCAACGTCGCCCGTCACAAGGCGGCGGGCTACGCCATCGCCAATATCTCGCTGAAGCCCGTGGGTGTGCCGCCGGGCGATGTGACGGCGGATCAGATGGATGCCGTGGCGGATATCGCCGAGACTTTTTCGTTGGGCGGCATCCGGGTAACCCACGAACAGAATCTGGTGCTGCCCGATGTGCGCCAAGATCAGCTGTACGACCTGTGGCTGGCGCTGCGGGAGCAGGGCCTGGCCGACGCCAACCTGGACCATATCGGCGACATCATCTGCTGCCCGGGGCTGGATTACTGTTCGCTTGCCAACGCGCGCTCCATCCCTATCGCCGAGCGGATCAGCCAACGGTTTGCCGATCTCGAGCGCCAGTACGACATCGGTGAACTGCGCCTGAAAATTTCCGGCTGCATCAACGCCTGCGGCCATCACCACGTCGGCCACATCGGCATCCTGGGCGTCGACCGCAAGGATCAGGAGTACTACCAGATCACCCTGGGCGGAGCCCCCGGCGAGGATGCCGCCATCGGCACAAAGGTGGGCGCCGCCTTTTCCGCCGCCGAAATCGTCGATGCGGTCGAAACCGTGGTGAACACCTATCTCGCCATCCGACAGCCGAAGGAACGATTCATCGATACCTTCCGCCGGGTCGGAGATGCCCCCTTCAAGGAGAGCCTCTATGACAAAGCTGCTTAA
- a CDS encoding DUF2849 domain-containing protein yields MMQQVVTGNRLADGVVIYLGQDGGWTSKIDAARVAADADEAKLLEDIAKAAEKARMVVGPYLIEVTDTAGAVTPVRYRERLRAYGPSVHPEFGRADVPDHLRMGSEAEFVHLNGVAG; encoded by the coding sequence ATGATGCAACAGGTTGTCACGGGAAACCGCCTTGCCGACGGCGTCGTCATCTACCTCGGACAGGACGGAGGGTGGACCTCCAAGATCGACGCGGCCCGCGTCGCCGCGGACGCGGACGAGGCCAAGCTTTTGGAGGATATCGCCAAGGCGGCGGAGAAAGCCCGCATGGTGGTCGGCCCCTATCTGATCGAGGTTACGGATACAGCCGGCGCGGTGACGCCCGTGCGCTACCGCGAACGCCTGCGGGCCTACGGTCCTTCCGTTCATCCCGAATTCGGCCGCGCCGACGTGCCAGACCATCTTCGCATGGGCTCGGAAGCCGAGTTCGTGCACCTGAACGGCGTCGCCGGCTGA
- the cysG gene encoding siroheme synthase CysG produces MRQFPIFFSVQDRPVVIAGGGEAAARKLRLLLKAGAVVTVVAPDANDEILDLFEAGDIEWTARAFVDADVAGAVLAYGATGIDAVDRQVSAAARKAGVPVNVVDRPELSDFITPAIVERDAITVAVSSGGTAPVLARGVKAAIERLLPPNLGRLALFAERFRGAVKAVVPDGRARLRFWDGFFDGPIAARVLAGDEQGAAEDMLSYVNRRGRDEDGIVHIVGAGPGAADLITLRGQRLLEQADVIVHDRLVGDGVLDLARRDADRIDVGKTPGRHPVPQDKINDILIAQARLGKRVVRLKGGDPFIFGRGGEELQALNAAGVRAEVVPGITAATACAAATGIPLTHRGHASAVTFVTGHLAREKGGDGGAPDVDWAALARSGATLAVYMGIGGAGAIANDLSRHGLADTPVAVIENGTRPDQRVFTGHVRGLDALVRANGVTGPALIVIGDVTALADMSSVTGGQVPLAAAM; encoded by the coding sequence ATGCGGCAGTTTCCCATCTTCTTTTCGGTGCAGGACCGGCCCGTGGTGATCGCCGGCGGCGGCGAGGCCGCGGCGCGCAAGCTGCGCCTGCTGCTGAAGGCGGGGGCGGTCGTCACCGTCGTCGCGCCGGACGCCAACGACGAAATCCTCGACCTGTTCGAAGCGGGCGACATCGAGTGGACGGCGCGGGCCTTCGTTGACGCCGACGTCGCCGGGGCCGTCCTGGCCTATGGCGCCACGGGGATCGACGCCGTCGACCGCCAGGTGTCCGCCGCCGCCCGCAAGGCCGGCGTGCCGGTCAACGTGGTCGACCGGCCGGAACTGTCCGATTTCATCACCCCGGCCATCGTCGAGCGCGACGCCATCACCGTCGCCGTGTCGTCGGGTGGGACCGCGCCCGTCCTGGCGCGGGGTGTGAAGGCCGCGATCGAACGCCTGCTGCCCCCCAACCTGGGCCGCCTCGCCCTGTTCGCCGAACGCTTCCGGGGGGCCGTGAAGGCCGTGGTGCCCGACGGCCGGGCGCGGCTGCGGTTCTGGGACGGATTTTTCGACGGGCCCATCGCCGCCCGCGTGCTGGCCGGCGACGAGCAGGGGGCGGCCGAGGACATGCTGTCCTACGTCAACCGGCGCGGCCGGGATGAGGACGGCATCGTCCATATCGTCGGCGCCGGGCCGGGGGCGGCGGACCTCATCACCCTGCGGGGTCAGCGCCTTCTGGAACAGGCCGACGTCATCGTCCACGACCGGCTGGTCGGCGACGGCGTGCTCGACCTCGCGCGCCGCGACGCCGACCGCATCGACGTGGGCAAGACCCCGGGCCGCCATCCGGTGCCCCAGGACAAGATCAACGATATCCTCATCGCCCAGGCCCGTCTGGGTAAGCGGGTGGTCCGCCTCAAGGGCGGCGATCCCTTCATCTTCGGGCGCGGCGGCGAGGAGTTACAGGCCCTCAATGCCGCCGGCGTCCGCGCCGAGGTCGTGCCCGGCATCACCGCCGCCACGGCCTGCGCCGCCGCCACGGGGATTCCCCTGACGCATCGGGGCCATGCCTCGGCCGTCACCTTCGTGACCGGCCACCTTGCCCGTGAAAAGGGGGGCGACGGCGGCGCGCCGGATGTCGACTGGGCGGCGCTTGCCCGCTCGGGCGCGACGCTCGCCGTCTACATGGGCATCGGTGGCGCCGGTGCCATCGCGAACGATCTGTCCCGCCACGGTCTGGCCGATACCCCGGTCGCGGTGATCGAAAACGGCACCCGCCCGGATCAGCGGGTTTTCACCGGCCATGTCCGCGGCCTCGACGCCCTGGTGCGGGCGAACGGGGTCACCGGGCCGGCCTTGATCGTCATCGGCGATGTCACGGCCCTGGCCGATATGTCCAGCGTAACCGGGGGGCAGGTGCCCCTCGCCGCCGCAATGTGA